The proteins below come from a single Rosa rugosa chromosome 2, drRosRugo1.1, whole genome shotgun sequence genomic window:
- the LOC133730603 gene encoding uncharacterized protein LOC133730603, translating into MSKPSKIPSAREIEERLACLQNPPQLEYRRPSPLRFKPYTFNEQGKRILDPSEESTSPTPTPSPPLLTPSPLVSPNLPSPQITPPLSPEPPLSPPPEEEEEEEMGGNANQSIRELSSSVVQGGLPTSIVYPAPAAGRTADFELKSGLLHRLPMFHDLSMEDANKHIREFQSVCTTMQPLGSDENILKMKAFPFSLADRAKDWLYELPPGRITSWDAMMKAFLEKYFLTSKVITLRKKISGIKQAQDESYAAYYESNAP; encoded by the exons ATGTCCAagccttctaaaatccctagtgcacgagagattgaagaaagacttgcatGTTTGCAGAACCCTCCACAACTTgaatacagaagaccttctcctTTGCGATTCAAGCCATACACATTTAatgagcaagggaagagaatcttagatccttcagaggaatcgacatcacctacaccaactccatctccaccattACTTACACCATCACCTTTGGTCTCGCCCAACTTACCATCACCCCAAATCACACCACCCCTTTCACCTGAaccaccactttcaccaccccctgaagaagaagaggaagaggaaatgGGTGGAAACGCAAATCAATCAATTAGGGAACTTTCCTCATCAGTGGTCCAAGGAGGACTTCCCACaagtattgtgtaccctgcccctgctgcagggAGGACTGCAGACTTTGAGCTCAAGAGTGGGCTACTTCATAGGCTCCCTATGTTCCATGACCTTAGTATGGAGGACGCTAACAAGCATATCCGAGAATTCCAGTCGGTGTGTACAACCATGCAACCACTAGGATCAGATGAAAACATCCTCAAGATGAAGGCCTTCCCTTTTTCCTTAGCTGAccgagccaaagattggctatatgagcttCCACCTGGGCGCATCACATCATGGGACGCTATgatgaaggccttcttggaGAAATACTTCCTAACTTCCAAGGTCATTACGCTCAGGAAAAAGATAAGTGGAATAaaacaagctcaagatgaatcaTATGCTGCTTATTATGAGAG TAATGCCCCGTGA
- the LOC133730604 gene encoding phospholipase A1-Igamma3, chloroplastic, which produces MDSPLLCINLIFPNIPYSSNLKTTTKCSSSSSSSSSSLSSAPSIHHEWDENIQPETLVSHDQEQRPLSEMWKEMQGLNNWEGLLDPTLNPHLRQEIIRYGEFAQASYDSFDFDPHSKYCGTCKYQGAHFFENLDMADRGYQISRYLYATSNINLPNFFQKSKVSSVWSTHANWMGYVAVATDVDEIKRLGRRDIVIAWRGTVTYLEWIYDLKDILRPAYFCSDPSVKIESGFHELYTKKEDTCKYCSFSAREQVLAEIKRLRERYEGEEISITITGHSLGAALAILSAYDIAEMGLDVIRDDGRVETKIPITVYSFSGPRVGNLKFKERCDELGVKVLRVINVHAKVPTVPGIIANEKFRYQKYIEDTISFPWSYAHVGVELALDHTQSPFLKPTNDFGCAHNLEAHLHLVDGYHGKGKKFCLVTKRDIALVNKSCDFLKSQYGVPPHWQQDENKGMVRNRDGRWVLPERPKVEAHPPDMFHHLEQLLNKSPGSQLEMR; this is translated from the exons ATGGATTCTCCTTTACTT TGCATAAACCTGATATTTCCAAACATACCCTATTCATCAAATCTAAAAACCACTACCAAatgctcatcatcatcatcatcatcatcatcatcactctcaAGCGCCCCAAGCATACATCATGAGTGGGATGAAAATATCCAACCTGAAACCCTAGTCTCCCACGATCAGGAACAAAGGCCGCTATCCGAAATGTGGAAGGAAATGCAAGGCCTTAATAACTGGGAAGGCCTTCTAGACCCAACACTCAATCCCCATCTTCGACAAGAAATCATCCGATATGGTGAATTCGCCCAAGCCTCGTACGATTCCTTTGACTTCGACCCTCACTCCAAGTACTGTGGCACGTGTAAATACCAAGGTGCTCATTTCTTCGAAAACCTGGACATGGCAGATCGAGGCTACCAAATCAGCCGATATCTATATGCAACTTCCAACATCAATCTCCCCAATTTCTTCCAAAAGTCGAAGGTCAGTAGCGTGTGGAGCACCCATGCAAACTGGATGGGCTACGTGGCCGTAGCCACAGACGTGGATGAAATCAAAAGACTTGGTCGAAGAGACATAGTGATTGCATGGAGAGGAACAGTCACATACCTTGAATGGATTTACGACCTCAAAGACATTCTCCGGCCAGCTTATTTTTGCAGTGATCCCTCAGTGAAGATCGAATCTGGGTTCCATGAATTATACACCAAGAAAGAAGATACGTGCAAATACTGCTCATTTTCTGCTCGTGAACAAGTTCTAGCAGAGATCAAGAGGCTCCGTGAACGCTACGAAGGAGAAGAGATTAGTATTACAATCACAGGTCATAGTCTCGGGGCTGCTTTGGCTATTTTGAGTGCCTATGATATTGCAGAAATGGGACTAGATGTTATACGTGATGATGGTAGGGTGGAGACTAAAATTCCAATCACCGTGTACTCATTTTCGGGTCCTAGAGTGGGAAATCTTAAGTTCAAGGAAAGATGTGATGAGCTTGGAGTTAAGGTGCTGAGAGTCATCAATGTGCATGCTAAGGTACCTACAGTGCCTGGTATCATTGCAAATGAGAAGTTTAGGTATCAAAAGTACATAGAAGACACTATTTCATTTCCTTGGAGTTATGCTCATGTTGGAGTGGAGCTTGCACTGGATCACACCCAAAGCCCATTTCTCAAGCCCACTAATGATTTTGGGTGTGCACACAATCTTGAAGCTCATTTGCATTTGGTCGATGGGTACCATGGGAAGGGCAAAAAGTTCTGCTTGGTTACCAAGAGGGATATTGCACTAGTGAACAAGAGCTGTGATTTTTTGAAGAGCCAATATGGCGTGCCGCCACACTGGCAGCAAGATGAGAACAAGGGTATGGTGAGGAATAGGGATGGGAGGTGGGTTCTGCCAGAGAGGCCCAAAGTTGAAGCTCACCCACCTGATATGTTTCACCACCTTGAGCAACTGCTCAATAAATCACCTGGCTCTCAACTTGAAATGCGTTGA